TCCGACTACGGGCTGAGCCAGGCCAGCGGCTACTACGGGACGATGCTCTTTGGCGCCGGGCTGCTGAAGCGCTCGATGCGCTACCTCGGAGAGGCGCTGGAGTTTGGCCGCCGCTCGCAGGACGCGGTGGCGCAGGGCATCGCCATGAGCCGCCTGGGCACCAACGCCTTGTTCGCCAACGAGCTGGAGGTGAGCGCTCGGGTGGAGGAGGAGGCCATCGGCCGGCTGCGGCAGGTGGGCGAGCGGTGGGAGGTGCAGACCTCGATGATGATCCTGGGCACCAGCCAGTTCCTCTCCTCGCAGTTCGAGACGGCGGAGAAGAGCTTCCGGAAGATGGGCGAGCTGGGGCTGGAGCTCAACGCGAAGATGCACCAGGCCTGGGCCCACGCGTGGGTGTCCATGTGCCGCTACCTGCAGGGCGAGGGCGAGGTGGCCCAGCTGTGCGAGGAGCTGGAGAAGGGCCTGCGGATCAGCATCGAGGTGGACGATCTGGCCAACCAGTGCGCATGCCTCAACCACCTGGCCAACATCGCCGTGCGCGAGGGCCAGGTAGAGGAGGCGGCGCGGGTGGCCGTCCGGGCGTTCGACACCGTGTGGAAGTACCAGGTGCTGGTGCCCTTCCTGCAGATCGGCCTGGTGGACGCGGCGGAGGCGGCGCTCTTCGCGCTGGAGAACGGCGCCAGGTCGGTGCCGCGCGGCAAGCTGCTGCGCATCGTCCGGCTGGGCTGCTTCAAGGCGCGCGCCCTGTCGCGCATCTATCCTTATATGAAGGGGCCGGCGCTGCGGGTGACGGCCCGGGCCTTGCGGTTGCGCAAGGGGGTGGCCGCCGCCGAGCCCGTGTTTCAGCAGGCAATCGAGCTGCTGGAGGCGGGGCCCAACCGCTGGGAGGCGGGTGTGGCGTACCTCGACGGGGCGGTGGCCGTGCCGCACCGCCGCGCGCAGTGGCTGGCGCGTGCCCGGGAGATCTTCACGGCAATCGGCGCCCGGGCCGAGCTGCGGCGCGTGGAGCGGCTGGAGGCCTCCAGCGTGTCGCTGCCGGGGGCCCCCGTGGCGCTGCCCGCGTCCGCCTCAGCTGATGCGCTGCGGCTGTAGGCCGAGCGCGGCCTGCTGCTGGGTGTCCCACTCCTCCATGGAATCCATCCCGGCGATGTAGCGCCGCGCCTTGTTCTGCACGGGGTTGCGGATGCTGAGGATCTCCGGCCCGGAGAAGATCAGCGCGCTCTTGTAGCGCGGCATGTTGCTCATCATCAGCTTGGACCAGTAGTGCCGCGCGATGTTGGGCAGGGTGCCCAGCGTGTCGCACAGCCGGGTGAAGTGCTCCACCACCTCGGACGGGTGCAGGTTCTTCGGGCGGTGGCACAGGGTGTAGCCGTCGTAGTCGCGGCTGATGGTGCCCGGCAGCAGGCGGCCCTCGGCCTGTAGCTCGCGGAAGAAGGGCGTCTCCGGATAGGGGCAGACGATGCCCAGGAAGGTGATGGAGAAGTAGCTCAGGTCCGCCAGGTACTCCGGCAGCCGGTGCAGGTACTCGTTGGTGTCTCCGTCCGAGCCCACGATGAGGCCGAAGGACAGGACGATGCCGTGCGAGAAGGTGCGCCGGATGACGGCGTTGACCTCGGACAGCTTGTTCTGGCCCTTGTTCATGGCCTTGATGGAGTCGGGGTTGAGCGACTCCAGGCCGGTATAGATGTAGCGGCAGCCGGCCTCGGCCATCAGCCGGACCAGCGACTCGTCCTTGAGGATGTTGAAGGTGAGCGCACAGCCCCAGATCTTCTTCAGCGGCAGCAGGGCCGTGCAGAGCTCGCGCAGGTACTTGGGCGAGCCGCCCAGGTTGTTGTCCAGGAAGATGAACACGTTGTCCATCGCCCCCATGAAGTTCTTGTTCCAGGTCATCTTCGTCTGGATCTCCTCGATGACCTGGGGGATGGGGCGGAAGCGGTAGCGCTCGTGGCCGGTGAGCACGCAGAAGTTGCAGGTGAAGGGGCAGCCGCGCGAGGCCTCGATGCCCGCCAGCCGCACCCGGTTCTTCGTGAAGTCGATGAGATCGTACCGGTAGGGCTGGATGGCGGCCGCGCCCAGCGAGGGCAGGCTGTAGCGCTTCTTCAGCTCGCCCTTCTCGAAGTCCTGGATGAGCGCGGGCACGTTGGGCTCGGGCTCGCTGGTGATGACAGCGTCGAAGTACTGCTCCACATCGTCGGGGAAGTGGCTGGCGTGCCGGCCGCCGGCCACGGTGACCATGCCGCGCTGGCGGAACAGCGTGGAGAGCACCTTGGTGTGCTCGTAGTACGAGTGCAGGTACGAGAAGAAGACCAGGTCCCAATGCCGGTCGAGCGGGATGTCCGCTTCCTTCTCGTTGAAGATCTCGACCTCGGCGTGCGGGGGGCACAGCCCGGCGATGAGCTCCGGGACGGCCGACTGCATGATGGATGGCTCTTTGACCCGCCGCCGGGTGGGGTGCGTATAGGTGGCGATGACCGCGATGCGCATGGTCACCGCAGGATGGCCTGAGTTGCACCGTTGACAAAAGAACATTCCAACCCAGTGGAAACCCCAGGGTTTTCCACCCTTGCAAAATGCCAGGGGGACTCTGGCAAGGCGCCAGGGTGGGGCGTGTGGGGAAGGGCGCTTCCCCTGGAGGCCTGCGAGGAACGGGAATTGCTGTGCGAGGAAGGCCGCTGGGGTGTGGGACGTTCAGTGGCCCGAGCCATGCGCCATACCCTGATCCCCATTCTCCTGCTGTGCCTCGCGCTCGCCAGCGTCGGGGTGGGGGGCTTTGGCGTCATCCAGCACAACCGCGCGGCGCTGGTGCATCAGTTCGCCGTGGATCGCCAGGCGCAGTTGGACGAGGCGACGCGAGGGGTGACCGAGGCCCTGGAGGACGTGGGGGAGGACCT
Above is a genomic segment from Hyalangium ruber containing:
- a CDS encoding B12-binding domain-containing radical SAM protein produces the protein MRIAVIATYTHPTRRRVKEPSIMQSAVPELIAGLCPPHAEVEIFNEKEADIPLDRHWDLVFFSYLHSYYEHTKVLSTLFRQRGMVTVAGGRHASHFPDDVEQYFDAVITSEPEPNVPALIQDFEKGELKKRYSLPSLGAAAIQPYRYDLIDFTKNRVRLAGIEASRGCPFTCNFCVLTGHERYRFRPIPQVIEEIQTKMTWNKNFMGAMDNVFIFLDNNLGGSPKYLRELCTALLPLKKIWGCALTFNILKDESLVRLMAEAGCRYIYTGLESLNPDSIKAMNKGQNKLSEVNAVIRRTFSHGIVLSFGLIVGSDGDTNEYLHRLPEYLADLSYFSITFLGIVCPYPETPFFRELQAEGRLLPGTISRDYDGYTLCHRPKNLHPSEVVEHFTRLCDTLGTLPNIARHYWSKLMMSNMPRYKSALIFSGPEILSIRNPVQNKARRYIAGMDSMEEWDTQQQAALGLQPQRIS